One Sanguibacter keddieii DSM 10542 genomic window carries:
- a CDS encoding IspD/TarI family cytidylyltransferase: MPSAVAVLTAAGSGARLGLGYPKALAQLAACSLVGHAASRLCASGEITQIVVTAPREHLEAVTHALDETPGLTVPWRVVEGGPSRQASVAAGLAALVETMSPSVPYDVVLVHDAARPLASPDLVRRVVAAVRAGAGAVVPGLSVTDTVKTVGPVSPSGAEGEGDSTGSVTGSPEPSLEQVTGTVDRTPLRAVQTPQGFRWDLLLRAHAAGHDRAHDEATAATDDSSLVEALGEPVFVVAGEAGALKITTTHDLAVAQVLVSSSADHPADHPRGTS, from the coding sequence ATGCCGTCGGCCGTCGCCGTCCTCACGGCTGCAGGCTCCGGTGCCCGGCTCGGTCTCGGGTACCCGAAGGCACTGGCGCAGCTGGCGGCGTGCTCCCTCGTGGGGCACGCCGCCAGTCGTCTGTGCGCCTCCGGCGAGATCACGCAGATCGTCGTGACCGCCCCGCGCGAGCACCTCGAGGCCGTGACCCACGCCCTCGACGAGACCCCCGGCCTCACCGTGCCCTGGCGCGTCGTCGAGGGCGGTCCCAGCCGGCAGGCCTCGGTGGCCGCCGGGCTCGCGGCGCTTGTGGAGACGATGAGCCCCTCCGTGCCCTACGACGTCGTCCTCGTCCACGACGCCGCCCGCCCTCTCGCCTCGCCGGACCTGGTCCGCCGCGTCGTCGCGGCGGTGCGCGCCGGTGCGGGCGCGGTGGTGCCCGGTCTGTCCGTCACCGACACCGTGAAGACGGTCGGGCCGGTCAGCCCGTCCGGCGCAGAGGGCGAAGGTGACAGCACAGGCTCTGTGACCGGCTCTCCGGAGCCCTCCCTGGAGCAGGTGACCGGCACCGTGGACCGCACGCCGCTGCGCGCCGTCCAGACCCCGCAGGGCTTCCGCTGGGACCTCCTGCTGCGCGCGCACGCCGCGGGCCATGACCGTGCCCACGACGAGGCGACGGCCGCGACCGACGACTCGTCGCTCGTGGAGGCGCTCGGCGAGCCGGTCTTCGTGGTGGCCGGCGAGGCCGGCGCGCTGAAGATCACGACCACCCACGACCTCGCCGTGGCGCAGGTCCTGGTCTCCAGCAGCGCAGACCACCCGGCAGACCACCCGAGAGGCACCTCATGA
- a CDS encoding CarD family transcriptional regulator: MTFTVGETVVYPHHGAALIEEIKTRTIRGEDKLYLKLKVAQGDLTIEVPAENVDLVGVRDVVGQEGLDRVFEVLRAPYTEEPTNWSRRYKANVEKIASGDVIKVAEVVRDLSRRDADRGLSAGEKRMLARARQILVSELALAEHTEEEKAEAILDEVLAS; this comes from the coding sequence ATGACGTTCACAGTTGGGGAGACCGTTGTCTACCCGCACCACGGTGCCGCTCTGATTGAAGAGATCAAGACTCGCACCATCCGCGGCGAGGACAAGCTCTACCTGAAGCTCAAGGTAGCGCAGGGGGACCTGACCATCGAGGTCCCCGCTGAGAACGTCGACCTGGTCGGCGTCCGTGACGTGGTGGGCCAGGAAGGTCTCGACCGCGTGTTCGAGGTCCTCCGTGCCCCGTACACCGAAGAGCCCACGAACTGGTCTCGCCGGTACAAGGCCAACGTCGAGAAGATCGCCTCGGGCGACGTCATCAAGGTGGCCGAGGTCGTCCGCGACCTCTCCCGCCGCGACGCCGACCGCGGTCTGTCTGCCGGCGAGAAGCGCATGCTGGCCCGTGCTCGTCAGATCCTCGTCTCGGAGCTCGCACTCGCCGAGCACACCGAGGAGGAGAAGGCCGAGGCCATCCTCGACGAGGTCCTGGCGTCCTGA